A region from the Halobacillus mangrovi genome encodes:
- a CDS encoding Lrp/AsnC family transcriptional regulator: MKEDSQLKIDDIDKKILELLIEDGRLSYTDIGKQLDLSRVAVRSRVNQLIECGVIEKFTAVVNSEKVGKQVSAFFEVDCEPRSLVEVAENLANNPYVASCYQMTGPSTLHMHVLVKDFKELESFINNELYALEGITRVESHTLLRRFKSRSGLKL; encoded by the coding sequence ATGAAAGAAGACTCACAATTAAAAATTGATGATATAGACAAAAAAATATTGGAATTATTGATTGAGGATGGGCGCTTATCCTATACGGATATTGGTAAGCAGTTAGACCTTTCCAGAGTAGCCGTACGTTCAAGGGTCAACCAGTTGATCGAGTGTGGTGTGATTGAGAAGTTTACAGCAGTCGTCAACAGTGAAAAAGTCGGTAAACAAGTCTCTGCTTTTTTCGAAGTCGATTGTGAGCCAAGATCGCTTGTAGAAGTAGCGGAAAACCTTGCGAACAACCCTTATGTCGCGAGCTGTTATCAAATGACCGGACCAAGCACTCTACATATGCACGTCCTAGTCAAAGACTTCAAAGAGCTGGAATCGTTTATCAATAACGAATTGTATGCGCTGGAAGGCATCACGAGGGTGGAGAGTCATACCCTGCTGCGGAGGTTCAAAAGCAGAAGCGGTCTTAAGTTGTAA